A stretch of Miscanthus floridulus cultivar M001 chromosome 13, ASM1932011v1, whole genome shotgun sequence DNA encodes these proteins:
- the LOC136500699 gene encoding phytolongin Phyl1.1-like produces the protein MNSRRSRSVKLVSARANRALEVDIAEEGEDARMSSSAANTVYCCIAKGRSVIYRYSSSKGGDSGGDPQVEATAALCLESSPPHHRHYVHTSGCRSYGYLMADGHTFFAIIDPSVGSAGALQFLERVRDAFRSSGGGGSRNNGFHDSLVPAVQRLVASLEKMPHVAFVLEEDGAGAGDDGNGCTSSSSSKVPLLGKSGSRKEKRRSRDKLASATGDSEDKHHGTRAVRIDVPNEEVAGGMSLERSVSQSRLQRQQQQPSRSLWMRHVKVIIVIDAVVCLVLFAAWLAVCKGFQCVSG, from the coding sequence ATGAATTCGCGCCGGTCGCGGTCGGTGAAACTAGTGTCGGCGCGCGCCAACAGGGCCCTGGAGGTGGACATCGCGGAGGAAGGCGAGGACGCGCGGATGAGCTCCTCCGCCGCCAACACCGTGTACTGCTGTATCGCCAAAGGCCGGAGTGTCATCTATCGGTACAGCAGCAGCAAGGGCGGCGACAGCGGCGGCGACCCACAGGTGGAGGCCACCGCCGCGCTCTGCCTTGAAAGCTCGCCGCCGCACCACCGGCATTACGTCCACACCTCTGGGTGCCGAAGCTACGGCTACCTGATGGCTGACGGCCACACTTTCTTCGCCATCATCGACCCCAGCGTCGGGAGCGCCGGTGCGCTGCAGTTCCTAGAGCGTGTACGGGACGCGTTCCggagcagcggtggcggcggcagcaggAACAACGGATTCCATGACTCTCTGGTGCCGGCGGTCCAGAGACTGGTGGCGTCACTGGAGAAGATGCCCCATGTCGCGTTCGTTCTCGAGGAGGATGGCGCGGGCGCTGGCGACGATGGCAACGGCTgcacgtcgtcatcgtcatctaAGGTGCCTCTGCTCGGGAAGAGTGGGAGCAGGAAGGAGAAGCGGCGGTCCAGGGACAAGCTAGCGTCGGCGACGGGGGACAGCGAGGACAAGCACCACGGGACCAGGGCGGTGAGGATAGACGTGCCAAATGAGGAGGTCGCCGGCGGCATGTCACTGGAGCGCAGCGTGAGCCAGTCCAGGctgcagaggcagcagcagcagccgtcacGGTCGCTATGGATGCGCCATGTGAaggtcatcatcgtcatcgacgCCGTCGTCTGCCTCGTGCTGTTCGCGGCTTGGCTGGCAGTGTGCAAGGGATTCCAGTGTGTTTCCGGATGA